From a region of the Fimbriiglobus ruber genome:
- a CDS encoding transposase → MIAETHEPLRRQSLGDLVRRSQTVLSRKISRSTVWRMLHESAIKPWQHESWLFPRDPLFAEKAGPILDLYAGHWDGQPLGPKDFVLSMDEKTSIPARGRKHEEMPPEPHQPRRIEAEYDRNGALQYLAAWDVRSGMILGRCERTTGIQPFGRLVDQVLAQPPYVDATRLFFVVDNGSSHRGRTSVVRMQKRDTRIVLVHTPIHARWLNHVEIDCSILQRKVLTPNDCANLEAVRVRLRLYEELSNRTPKPFNWKFNRQDLLKWLKRAAPHFLAASAAPG, encoded by the coding sequence GTGATCGCAGAAACTCACGAACCACTCCGTCGTCAGTCGCTCGGTGATCTGGTGCGGCGAAGCCAAACGGTGTTGAGCCGAAAGATCAGTCGCAGCACGGTCTGGCGGATGTTGCATGAATCGGCGATTAAACCGTGGCAGCACGAATCCTGGCTGTTCCCACGTGATCCGCTGTTCGCCGAGAAAGCCGGCCCGATTTTGGACCTGTACGCGGGACACTGGGACGGACAACCGTTGGGACCGAAGGATTTCGTGCTGAGTATGGATGAGAAGACGAGCATTCCGGCTCGCGGCCGGAAGCATGAGGAGATGCCACCCGAACCCCACCAACCGCGGCGGATCGAAGCGGAGTACGATCGGAATGGGGCCTTGCAGTATCTGGCGGCGTGGGATGTTCGAAGCGGAATGATCCTGGGGCGGTGCGAACGAACGACCGGGATCCAGCCGTTTGGGCGTTTGGTGGATCAGGTGCTGGCCCAACCGCCGTATGTCGATGCCACCCGCTTATTCTTCGTCGTCGACAATGGGTCCTCGCACCGCGGGCGAACGTCGGTGGTGCGGATGCAAAAACGGGACACGCGAATCGTGCTGGTTCACACGCCGATTCATGCGCGTTGGCTGAACCACGTGGAGATCGATTGTTCGATCCTCCAGAGAAAGGTGCTGACGCCGAACGATTGCGCGAACTTGGAGGCGGTGCGCGTGCGCCTGCGTTTATACGAGGAACTCAGCAACCGCACGCCGAAGCCATTTAACTGGAAGTTCAATCGACAGGATTTGTTGAAGTGGTTAAAACGTGCGGCACCGCATTTTTTGGCAGCTTCCGCTGCCCCAGGGTAG
- a CDS encoding helix-turn-helix domain-containing protein: MPGPRSTPCKFPDDFVQEALDAVRRRTLPVQVVQRFRLVLLLHQQSELTNEAAAQAVGLSVRQIQRWRRRWAAGDFTIDDLPGRGCKPAFSPARSRAHPGHGV; this comes from the coding sequence ATGCCAGGACCACGCTCCACACCTTGTAAGTTTCCGGACGATTTTGTGCAAGAGGCTCTCGACGCGGTTCGCCGACGAACGCTTCCCGTTCAAGTCGTGCAACGCTTTCGGCTCGTGTTGCTCCTTCACCAGCAATCGGAACTGACGAACGAGGCCGCGGCCCAAGCGGTGGGCCTCTCTGTGCGACAAATTCAACGGTGGCGACGCCGATGGGCCGCGGGCGACTTCACCATCGACGATCTTCCGGGCCGCGGATGCAAGCCCGCTTTTTCCCCCGCTCGATCGCGCGCTCATCCAGGCCATGGCGTGTGA